Proteins encoded within one genomic window of Manis pentadactyla isolate mManPen7 chromosome 4, mManPen7.hap1, whole genome shotgun sequence:
- the GAA gene encoding lysosomal alpha-glucosidase isoform X1 — MGGPAVCGRQDPQVPPAMDVRWLPCSRPLLGVCALLSLVTAALLGHVLLHTISVVPRELHCFSPEPEGIHRARQQGSGSPGLRPTPGHRGNPRATPTQCDVSPDSRFDCAPDRAITREQCEARGCCYVPARQWPQGSRMGQPWCFFPPSYPSYRLENLSTTDTGYTATLTRATPTLFPKDILTLRLDVLVETESRLHFTIKDPVNKRYEVPLETPHVRSQAPSPLYSVEFSKEPFGVVVRRKLGGRVLLNTTVAPLFFADQFLQLSTSLPTQHITGLAEHLSPLMLSTNWTKVTLWNRDIAPTPDVNLYGSHPFYLALEDGGSAHGVLLLNSNAMDVVLQPSPALSWRSIGGILDVYVFLGPEPKSVVQQYLDVVGSPFMPPYWGLGFHLCRWGYPSTAITRQVVENMTRAHFPLDVQWNDLDYMDARRDFTFNKDGFGDFPAMVQELHRGGRQYVMIMDPAISSSGPAGSYRPYDEGLRRGVFITNDTGQPLIGKVWPGPTAFPDFTNPEALEWWQDMVAEFHAQVPFDGMWIDMNEPSNFVRGSVDGCPDSDLENPPYVPGVVGGTLQAATICASSHQFLSTHYNLHNLYGLSEASASHRALVKVRGTRPFVISRSTFSGHGRYAGHWTGDVWSSWEQLSYSVPEILLFNLLGVPLVGADICGFLGNTSEELCVRWTQLGAFYPFMRNHNDRGSLPQEPYRFSETAQQAMRKAFTLRYALLPHLYTLFHGAHVRGETVARPLFLEFPEDRRTWTVDRQLLWGEALLITPVLEAGKVEVTGYFPAGTWFDLQTVPVEAHGSLPPPPPVPLTPAIHSKGQWVTLPASLDTINLHLRAGHIIPLQGPGLTTTESRKQPMALVVALPASGEAQGELFWDDGESLGVLERGAYTHVIFRAQNNTIVNELVHMSSEGASLQLSKVTILGVVPAPQQVLSNGIPVSNFTYSPDTEALGIPVWLTMGQQFLISWS; from the exons ATGGGTGGACCGGCGGTCTGCG GCCGCCAGGACCCGCAGGTGCCACCGGCCATGGACGTGAGGTGGCTGCCCTGCTCCCGCCCCCTGCtcggggtctgcgccctcctctcCTTGGTCACCGCTGCCCTCCTGGGGCACGTCCTGCTGCACACTATCTCGGTGGTTCCCCGGGAGCTGCACTGTTTCTCCCCAGAACCCGAGGGGATTCACCGAGCTCGTCAGCAGGGATCCGGCAGCCCAGGACTCCGGCCCACCCCAGGGCACCGTGGCAATCCCAGAGCAACACCCACACAGTGTGATGTGTCCCCGGACAGCCGCTTCGACTGTGCCCCAGACAGGGCCATCACCCGGGAGCAGTGTGAAGCCCGGGGCTGCTGCTATGTGCCTGCCAGGCAGTGGCCTCAGGGTTCCCGGATGGGGCAGCCCTGGTGCTTCTTCCCACCCAGCTACCCGAGTTACAGGCTGGAGAACCTGAGCACCACAGACACGGGCTACACGGCAACCCTGACCCGAGCCACTCCCACCCTCTTCCCCAAGGACATCCTGACCCTGCGGCTGGACGTGCTGGTGGAGACTGAGAGCCGACTGCACTTCACG ATCAAAGATCCTGTCAACAAGCGCTACGAAGTACCCTTGGAGACCCCGCATGTCCGCAGCCAGGCACCGTCCCCACTCTACAGCGTGGAGTTCTCCAAGGAACCCTTTGGGGTGGTCGTGCGCCGGAAGCTGGGCGGACGGGTGCT GCTGAACACGACAGTGGCCCCCCTGTTCTTCGCTGACCAGTTTCTGCAGCTGTCCACGTCCCTGCCGACACAGCACATCACGGGCCTCGCCGAGCACCTCAGCCCCCTGATGCTCAGCACCAACTGGACCAAGGTCACACTCTGGAACCGGGACATCGCCCCCACG CCTGACGTGAACCTGTATGGATCCCACCCCTTCTACCTGGCACTGGAGGACGGTGGGTCAGCTCACGGCGTCCTCCTGCTGAACAGCAATGCCATGG ACGTGGTCCTGCAGCCGAGCCCGGCCCTCAGCTGGAGGTCAATAGGCGGGATCCTGGACGTGTACGTCTTCTTGGGCCCGGAGCCCAAGAGCGTGGTGCAGCAGTACCTGGACGTCGTGG GCTCCCCATTCATGCCGCCATACTGGGGCCTGGGCTTCCACCTGTGCCGCTGGGGCTACCCCTCCACGGCCATCACCCGCCAGGTCGTGGAGAACATGACCAGGGCCCACTTCCCCCTG GACGTCCAGTGGAATGACCTGGACTACATGGACGCCAGGAGGGACTTCACCTTCAACAAGGACGGCTTCGGAGACTTCCCGGCCATGGTGCAGGAGCTCCACCGGGGTGGCCGGCAGTACGTGATGATCATG GATCCTGCCATCAGCAGCTCTGGCCCTGCCGGCAGCTACAGACCCTATGATGAGGGTCTGCGGAGGGGGGTTTTCATCACCAACGACACTGGGCAGCCGCTGATTGGGAAG GTGTGGCCTGGACCCACTGCCTTCCCTGACTTCACCAACCCTGAAGCCCTTGAGTGGTGGCAGGACATGGTGGCCGAGTTCCACGCCCAGGTGCCCTTCGATGGCATGTGGATT GACATGAACGAGCCATCCAACTTTGTCAGGGGCTCTGTGGACGGCTGCCCCGACAGCGACCTGGAGAACCCACCCTATGTGCCAG GGGTGGTCGGCGGGACCCTCCAGGCAGCCACCATCTGTGCCTCCAGCCACCAGTTCCTGTCCACTCACTACAACCTGCACAATCTGTACGGCCTGAGCGAAGCCTCTGCCTCCCACAG GGCCCTGGTGAAGGTTCGGGGCACCCGCCCCTTCGTCATCTCCCGCTCAACCTTCTCCGGCCACGGCCGATATGCCGGCCACTGGACCGGGGATGTGTGGAGCAGCTGGGAGCAGCTCTCCTACTCCGTGCCCG AAATCCTGCTGTTCAACCTGCTGGGGGTGCCCCTAGTCGGGGCCGACATCTGCGGTTTCCTGGGCAACACATCGGAGGAGCTGTGTGTGCGCTGGACCCAGCTGGGGGCCTTCTACCCCTTCATGCGGAACCACAACGACCGTGGCAGCCTG CCTCAGGAGCCATACAGGTTCAGCGAGACGGCGCAGCAGGCCATGAGGAAGGCCTTCACCCTGCGCTACGCACTGCTGCCCCACCTCTACACGCTGTTCCACGGGGCCCACGTCAGGGGCGAGACCGTGGCCCGGCCCCTCTTCCTGGA GTTCCCCGAGGACCGCCGCACCTGGACCGTGGACCGCCAGCTCCTGTGGGGGGAGGCCCTGCTCATCACCCCGGTGCTGGAGGCCGGGAAGGTGGAAGTGACCGGCTACTTCCCCGCCGGCACATGGTTCGACCTGCAGACG GTGCCAGTAGAGGCTCATGgcagcctcccacccccacctcctgtaCCCCTCACGCCTGCCATCCACAGCAAGGGGCAGTGGGTGACACTGCCAGCCTCTCTGGACACCATCAACCTCCACCTCCGGGCTGGCCACATCATCCCCCTGCAG GGCCCTGGCCTCACAACCACAGAATCCCGCAAGCAGCCCATGGCCCTGGTCGTGGCCCTGCCCGCGAGTGGGGAGGCCCAAGGGGAGCTGTTCTGGGATGACGGGGAGAGCCTGGGGGTGCTGGAGCGTGGGGCCTACACGCACGTCATCTTCCGGGCCCAGAAT AACACCATTGTGAATGAGCTGGTGCACATGAGCAGTGAGGGGGCCAGCCTGCAGCTGAGCAAGGTGACCATCCTGGGGGTGGTCCCAGCCCCCCAGCAGGTCCTGTCCAATGGCATTCCTGTCTCCAACTTCACCTACAGCCCTGACACCGAG gccctgggcatccctgtctggctGACAATGGGGCAGCAGTTCCTCATCAGCTGGTCCTGA
- the GAA gene encoding lysosomal alpha-glucosidase isoform X4, with protein sequence MDVRWLPCSRPLLGVCALLSLVTAALLGHVLLHTISVVPRELHCFSPEPEGIHRARQQGSGSPGLRPTPGHRGNPRATPTQCDVSPDSRFDCAPDRAITREQCEARGCCYVPARQWPQGSRMGQPWCFFPPSYPSYRLENLSTTDTGYTATLTRATPTLFPKDILTLRLDVLVETESRLHFTIKDPVNKRYEVPLETPHVRSQAPSPLYSVEFSKEPFGVVVRRKLGGRVLLNTTVAPLFFADQFLQLSTSLPTQHITGLAEHLSPLMLSTNWTKVTLWNRDIAPTPDVNLYGSHPFYLALEDGGSAHGVLLLNSNAMDVVLQPSPALSWRSIGGILDVYVFLGPEPKSVVQQYLDVVGSPFMPPYWGLGFHLCRWGYPSTAITRQVVENMTRAHFPLDVQWNDLDYMDARRDFTFNKDGFGDFPAMVQELHRGGRQYVMIMDPAISSSGPAGSYRPYDEGLRRGVFITNDTGQPLIGKVWPGPTAFPDFTNPEALEWWQDMVAEFHAQVPFDGMWIGLCGRLPRQRPGEPTLCARGGRRDPPGSHHLCLQPPVPVHSLQPAQSVRPERSLCLPQGPGEGSGHPPLRHLPLNLLRPRPICRPLDRGCVEQLGAALLLRARNPAVQPAGGAPSRGRHLRFPGQHIGGAVCALDPAGGLLPLHAEPQRPWQPASGAIQVQRDGAAGHEEGLHPALRTAAPPLHAVPRGPRQGRDRGPAPLPGVPRGPPHLDRGPPAPVGGGPAHHPGAGGREGGSDRLLPRRHMVRPADGASRGSWQPPTPTSCTPHACHPQQGAVGDTASLSGHHQPPPPGWPHHPPAEHHCE encoded by the exons ATGGACGTGAGGTGGCTGCCCTGCTCCCGCCCCCTGCtcggggtctgcgccctcctctcCTTGGTCACCGCTGCCCTCCTGGGGCACGTCCTGCTGCACACTATCTCGGTGGTTCCCCGGGAGCTGCACTGTTTCTCCCCAGAACCCGAGGGGATTCACCGAGCTCGTCAGCAGGGATCCGGCAGCCCAGGACTCCGGCCCACCCCAGGGCACCGTGGCAATCCCAGAGCAACACCCACACAGTGTGATGTGTCCCCGGACAGCCGCTTCGACTGTGCCCCAGACAGGGCCATCACCCGGGAGCAGTGTGAAGCCCGGGGCTGCTGCTATGTGCCTGCCAGGCAGTGGCCTCAGGGTTCCCGGATGGGGCAGCCCTGGTGCTTCTTCCCACCCAGCTACCCGAGTTACAGGCTGGAGAACCTGAGCACCACAGACACGGGCTACACGGCAACCCTGACCCGAGCCACTCCCACCCTCTTCCCCAAGGACATCCTGACCCTGCGGCTGGACGTGCTGGTGGAGACTGAGAGCCGACTGCACTTCACG ATCAAAGATCCTGTCAACAAGCGCTACGAAGTACCCTTGGAGACCCCGCATGTCCGCAGCCAGGCACCGTCCCCACTCTACAGCGTGGAGTTCTCCAAGGAACCCTTTGGGGTGGTCGTGCGCCGGAAGCTGGGCGGACGGGTGCT GCTGAACACGACAGTGGCCCCCCTGTTCTTCGCTGACCAGTTTCTGCAGCTGTCCACGTCCCTGCCGACACAGCACATCACGGGCCTCGCCGAGCACCTCAGCCCCCTGATGCTCAGCACCAACTGGACCAAGGTCACACTCTGGAACCGGGACATCGCCCCCACG CCTGACGTGAACCTGTATGGATCCCACCCCTTCTACCTGGCACTGGAGGACGGTGGGTCAGCTCACGGCGTCCTCCTGCTGAACAGCAATGCCATGG ACGTGGTCCTGCAGCCGAGCCCGGCCCTCAGCTGGAGGTCAATAGGCGGGATCCTGGACGTGTACGTCTTCTTGGGCCCGGAGCCCAAGAGCGTGGTGCAGCAGTACCTGGACGTCGTGG GCTCCCCATTCATGCCGCCATACTGGGGCCTGGGCTTCCACCTGTGCCGCTGGGGCTACCCCTCCACGGCCATCACCCGCCAGGTCGTGGAGAACATGACCAGGGCCCACTTCCCCCTG GACGTCCAGTGGAATGACCTGGACTACATGGACGCCAGGAGGGACTTCACCTTCAACAAGGACGGCTTCGGAGACTTCCCGGCCATGGTGCAGGAGCTCCACCGGGGTGGCCGGCAGTACGTGATGATCATG GATCCTGCCATCAGCAGCTCTGGCCCTGCCGGCAGCTACAGACCCTATGATGAGGGTCTGCGGAGGGGGGTTTTCATCACCAACGACACTGGGCAGCCGCTGATTGGGAAG GTGTGGCCTGGACCCACTGCCTTCCCTGACTTCACCAACCCTGAAGCCCTTGAGTGGTGGCAGGACATGGTGGCCGAGTTCCACGCCCAGGTGCCCTTCGATGGCATGTGGATT GGGCTCTGTGGACGGCTGCCCCGACAGCGACCTGGAGAACCCACCCTATGTGCCAG GGGTGGTCGGCGGGACCCTCCAGGCAGCCACCATCTGTGCCTCCAGCCACCAGTTCCTGTCCACTCACTACAACCTGCACAATCTGTACGGCCTGAGCGAAGCCTCTGCCTCCCACAG GGCCCTGGTGAAGGTTCGGGGCACCCGCCCCTTCGTCATCTCCCGCTCAACCTTCTCCGGCCACGGCCGATATGCCGGCCACTGGACCGGGGATGTGTGGAGCAGCTGGGAGCAGCTCTCCTACTCCGTGCCCG AAATCCTGCTGTTCAACCTGCTGGGGGTGCCCCTAGTCGGGGCCGACATCTGCGGTTTCCTGGGCAACACATCGGAGGAGCTGTGTGTGCGCTGGACCCAGCTGGGGGCCTTCTACCCCTTCATGCGGAACCACAACGACCGTGGCAGCCTG CCTCAGGAGCCATACAGGTTCAGCGAGACGGCGCAGCAGGCCATGAGGAAGGCCTTCACCCTGCGCTACGCACTGCTGCCCCACCTCTACACGCTGTTCCACGGGGCCCACGTCAGGGGCGAGACCGTGGCCCGGCCCCTCTTCCTGGA GTTCCCCGAGGACCGCCGCACCTGGACCGTGGACCGCCAGCTCCTGTGGGGGGAGGCCCTGCTCATCACCCCGGTGCTGGAGGCCGGGAAGGTGGAAGTGACCGGCTACTTCCCCGCCGGCACATGGTTCGACCTGCAGACG GTGCCAGTAGAGGCTCATGgcagcctcccacccccacctcctgtaCCCCTCACGCCTGCCATCCACAGCAAGGGGCAGTGGGTGACACTGCCAGCCTCTCTGGACACCATCAACCTCCACCTCCGGGCTGGCCACATCATCCCCCTGCAG AACACCATTGTGAATGA
- the GAA gene encoding lysosomal alpha-glucosidase isoform X2: protein MDVRWLPCSRPLLGVCALLSLVTAALLGHVLLHTISVVPRELHCFSPEPEGIHRARQQGSGSPGLRPTPGHRGNPRATPTQCDVSPDSRFDCAPDRAITREQCEARGCCYVPARQWPQGSRMGQPWCFFPPSYPSYRLENLSTTDTGYTATLTRATPTLFPKDILTLRLDVLVETESRLHFTIKDPVNKRYEVPLETPHVRSQAPSPLYSVEFSKEPFGVVVRRKLGGRVLLNTTVAPLFFADQFLQLSTSLPTQHITGLAEHLSPLMLSTNWTKVTLWNRDIAPTPDVNLYGSHPFYLALEDGGSAHGVLLLNSNAMDVVLQPSPALSWRSIGGILDVYVFLGPEPKSVVQQYLDVVGSPFMPPYWGLGFHLCRWGYPSTAITRQVVENMTRAHFPLDVQWNDLDYMDARRDFTFNKDGFGDFPAMVQELHRGGRQYVMIMDPAISSSGPAGSYRPYDEGLRRGVFITNDTGQPLIGKVWPGPTAFPDFTNPEALEWWQDMVAEFHAQVPFDGMWIDMNEPSNFVRGSVDGCPDSDLENPPYVPGVVGGTLQAATICASSHQFLSTHYNLHNLYGLSEASASHRALVKVRGTRPFVISRSTFSGHGRYAGHWTGDVWSSWEQLSYSVPEILLFNLLGVPLVGADICGFLGNTSEELCVRWTQLGAFYPFMRNHNDRGSLPQEPYRFSETAQQAMRKAFTLRYALLPHLYTLFHGAHVRGETVARPLFLEFPEDRRTWTVDRQLLWGEALLITPVLEAGKVEVTGYFPAGTWFDLQTVPVEAHGSLPPPPPVPLTPAIHSKGQWVTLPASLDTINLHLRAGHIIPLQGPGLTTTESRKQPMALVVALPASGEAQGELFWDDGESLGVLERGAYTHVIFRAQNNTIVNELVHMSSEGASLQLSKVTILGVVPAPQQVLSNGIPVSNFTYSPDTEALGIPVWLTMGQQFLISWS from the exons ATGGACGTGAGGTGGCTGCCCTGCTCCCGCCCCCTGCtcggggtctgcgccctcctctcCTTGGTCACCGCTGCCCTCCTGGGGCACGTCCTGCTGCACACTATCTCGGTGGTTCCCCGGGAGCTGCACTGTTTCTCCCCAGAACCCGAGGGGATTCACCGAGCTCGTCAGCAGGGATCCGGCAGCCCAGGACTCCGGCCCACCCCAGGGCACCGTGGCAATCCCAGAGCAACACCCACACAGTGTGATGTGTCCCCGGACAGCCGCTTCGACTGTGCCCCAGACAGGGCCATCACCCGGGAGCAGTGTGAAGCCCGGGGCTGCTGCTATGTGCCTGCCAGGCAGTGGCCTCAGGGTTCCCGGATGGGGCAGCCCTGGTGCTTCTTCCCACCCAGCTACCCGAGTTACAGGCTGGAGAACCTGAGCACCACAGACACGGGCTACACGGCAACCCTGACCCGAGCCACTCCCACCCTCTTCCCCAAGGACATCCTGACCCTGCGGCTGGACGTGCTGGTGGAGACTGAGAGCCGACTGCACTTCACG ATCAAAGATCCTGTCAACAAGCGCTACGAAGTACCCTTGGAGACCCCGCATGTCCGCAGCCAGGCACCGTCCCCACTCTACAGCGTGGAGTTCTCCAAGGAACCCTTTGGGGTGGTCGTGCGCCGGAAGCTGGGCGGACGGGTGCT GCTGAACACGACAGTGGCCCCCCTGTTCTTCGCTGACCAGTTTCTGCAGCTGTCCACGTCCCTGCCGACACAGCACATCACGGGCCTCGCCGAGCACCTCAGCCCCCTGATGCTCAGCACCAACTGGACCAAGGTCACACTCTGGAACCGGGACATCGCCCCCACG CCTGACGTGAACCTGTATGGATCCCACCCCTTCTACCTGGCACTGGAGGACGGTGGGTCAGCTCACGGCGTCCTCCTGCTGAACAGCAATGCCATGG ACGTGGTCCTGCAGCCGAGCCCGGCCCTCAGCTGGAGGTCAATAGGCGGGATCCTGGACGTGTACGTCTTCTTGGGCCCGGAGCCCAAGAGCGTGGTGCAGCAGTACCTGGACGTCGTGG GCTCCCCATTCATGCCGCCATACTGGGGCCTGGGCTTCCACCTGTGCCGCTGGGGCTACCCCTCCACGGCCATCACCCGCCAGGTCGTGGAGAACATGACCAGGGCCCACTTCCCCCTG GACGTCCAGTGGAATGACCTGGACTACATGGACGCCAGGAGGGACTTCACCTTCAACAAGGACGGCTTCGGAGACTTCCCGGCCATGGTGCAGGAGCTCCACCGGGGTGGCCGGCAGTACGTGATGATCATG GATCCTGCCATCAGCAGCTCTGGCCCTGCCGGCAGCTACAGACCCTATGATGAGGGTCTGCGGAGGGGGGTTTTCATCACCAACGACACTGGGCAGCCGCTGATTGGGAAG GTGTGGCCTGGACCCACTGCCTTCCCTGACTTCACCAACCCTGAAGCCCTTGAGTGGTGGCAGGACATGGTGGCCGAGTTCCACGCCCAGGTGCCCTTCGATGGCATGTGGATT GACATGAACGAGCCATCCAACTTTGTCAGGGGCTCTGTGGACGGCTGCCCCGACAGCGACCTGGAGAACCCACCCTATGTGCCAG GGGTGGTCGGCGGGACCCTCCAGGCAGCCACCATCTGTGCCTCCAGCCACCAGTTCCTGTCCACTCACTACAACCTGCACAATCTGTACGGCCTGAGCGAAGCCTCTGCCTCCCACAG GGCCCTGGTGAAGGTTCGGGGCACCCGCCCCTTCGTCATCTCCCGCTCAACCTTCTCCGGCCACGGCCGATATGCCGGCCACTGGACCGGGGATGTGTGGAGCAGCTGGGAGCAGCTCTCCTACTCCGTGCCCG AAATCCTGCTGTTCAACCTGCTGGGGGTGCCCCTAGTCGGGGCCGACATCTGCGGTTTCCTGGGCAACACATCGGAGGAGCTGTGTGTGCGCTGGACCCAGCTGGGGGCCTTCTACCCCTTCATGCGGAACCACAACGACCGTGGCAGCCTG CCTCAGGAGCCATACAGGTTCAGCGAGACGGCGCAGCAGGCCATGAGGAAGGCCTTCACCCTGCGCTACGCACTGCTGCCCCACCTCTACACGCTGTTCCACGGGGCCCACGTCAGGGGCGAGACCGTGGCCCGGCCCCTCTTCCTGGA GTTCCCCGAGGACCGCCGCACCTGGACCGTGGACCGCCAGCTCCTGTGGGGGGAGGCCCTGCTCATCACCCCGGTGCTGGAGGCCGGGAAGGTGGAAGTGACCGGCTACTTCCCCGCCGGCACATGGTTCGACCTGCAGACG GTGCCAGTAGAGGCTCATGgcagcctcccacccccacctcctgtaCCCCTCACGCCTGCCATCCACAGCAAGGGGCAGTGGGTGACACTGCCAGCCTCTCTGGACACCATCAACCTCCACCTCCGGGCTGGCCACATCATCCCCCTGCAG GGCCCTGGCCTCACAACCACAGAATCCCGCAAGCAGCCCATGGCCCTGGTCGTGGCCCTGCCCGCGAGTGGGGAGGCCCAAGGGGAGCTGTTCTGGGATGACGGGGAGAGCCTGGGGGTGCTGGAGCGTGGGGCCTACACGCACGTCATCTTCCGGGCCCAGAAT AACACCATTGTGAATGAGCTGGTGCACATGAGCAGTGAGGGGGCCAGCCTGCAGCTGAGCAAGGTGACCATCCTGGGGGTGGTCCCAGCCCCCCAGCAGGTCCTGTCCAATGGCATTCCTGTCTCCAACTTCACCTACAGCCCTGACACCGAG gccctgggcatccctgtctggctGACAATGGGGCAGCAGTTCCTCATCAGCTGGTCCTGA
- the GAA gene encoding lysosomal alpha-glucosidase isoform X3: protein MDVRWLPCSRPLLGVCALLSLVTAALLGHVLLHTISVVPRELHCFSPEPEGIHRARQQGSGSPGLRPTPGHRGNPRATPTQCDVSPDSRFDCAPDRAITREQCEARGCCYVPARQWPQGSRMGQPWCFFPPSYPSYRLENLSTTDTGYTATLTRATPTLFPKDILTLRLDVLVETESRLHFTIKDPVNKRYEVPLETPHVRSQAPSPLYSVEFSKEPFGVVVRRKLGGRVLLNTTVAPLFFADQFLQLSTSLPTQHITGLAEHLSPLMLSTNWTKVTLWNRDIAPTPDVNLYGSHPFYLALEDGGSAHGVLLLNSNAMDVVLQPSPALSWRSIGGILDVYVFLGPEPKSVVQQYLDVVGSPFMPPYWGLGFHLCRWGYPSTAITRQVVENMTRAHFPLDVQWNDLDYMDARRDFTFNKDGFGDFPAMVQELHRGGRQYVMIMDPAISSSGPAGSYRPYDEGLRRGVFITNDTGQPLIGKVWPGPTAFPDFTNPEALEWWQDMVAEFHAQVPFDGMWIDMNEPSNFVRGSVDGCPDSDLENPPYVPGVVGGTLQAATICASSHQFLSTHYNLHNLYGLSEASASHRALVKVRGTRPFVISRSTFSGHGRYAGHWTGDVWSSWEQLSYSVPEILLFNLLGVPLVGADICGFLGNTSEELCVRWTQLGAFYPFMRNHNDRGSLPQEPYRFSETAQQAMRKAFTLRYALLPHLYTLFHGAHVRGETVARPLFLEFPEDRRTWTVDRQLLWGEALLITPVLEAGKVEVTGYFPAGTWFDLQTVPVEAHGSLPPPPPVPLTPAIHSKGQWVTLPASLDTINLHLRAGHIIPLQNTIVNELVHMSSEGASLQLSKVTILGVVPAPQQVLSNGIPVSNFTYSPDTEALGIPVWLTMGQQFLISWS, encoded by the exons ATGGACGTGAGGTGGCTGCCCTGCTCCCGCCCCCTGCtcggggtctgcgccctcctctcCTTGGTCACCGCTGCCCTCCTGGGGCACGTCCTGCTGCACACTATCTCGGTGGTTCCCCGGGAGCTGCACTGTTTCTCCCCAGAACCCGAGGGGATTCACCGAGCTCGTCAGCAGGGATCCGGCAGCCCAGGACTCCGGCCCACCCCAGGGCACCGTGGCAATCCCAGAGCAACACCCACACAGTGTGATGTGTCCCCGGACAGCCGCTTCGACTGTGCCCCAGACAGGGCCATCACCCGGGAGCAGTGTGAAGCCCGGGGCTGCTGCTATGTGCCTGCCAGGCAGTGGCCTCAGGGTTCCCGGATGGGGCAGCCCTGGTGCTTCTTCCCACCCAGCTACCCGAGTTACAGGCTGGAGAACCTGAGCACCACAGACACGGGCTACACGGCAACCCTGACCCGAGCCACTCCCACCCTCTTCCCCAAGGACATCCTGACCCTGCGGCTGGACGTGCTGGTGGAGACTGAGAGCCGACTGCACTTCACG ATCAAAGATCCTGTCAACAAGCGCTACGAAGTACCCTTGGAGACCCCGCATGTCCGCAGCCAGGCACCGTCCCCACTCTACAGCGTGGAGTTCTCCAAGGAACCCTTTGGGGTGGTCGTGCGCCGGAAGCTGGGCGGACGGGTGCT GCTGAACACGACAGTGGCCCCCCTGTTCTTCGCTGACCAGTTTCTGCAGCTGTCCACGTCCCTGCCGACACAGCACATCACGGGCCTCGCCGAGCACCTCAGCCCCCTGATGCTCAGCACCAACTGGACCAAGGTCACACTCTGGAACCGGGACATCGCCCCCACG CCTGACGTGAACCTGTATGGATCCCACCCCTTCTACCTGGCACTGGAGGACGGTGGGTCAGCTCACGGCGTCCTCCTGCTGAACAGCAATGCCATGG ACGTGGTCCTGCAGCCGAGCCCGGCCCTCAGCTGGAGGTCAATAGGCGGGATCCTGGACGTGTACGTCTTCTTGGGCCCGGAGCCCAAGAGCGTGGTGCAGCAGTACCTGGACGTCGTGG GCTCCCCATTCATGCCGCCATACTGGGGCCTGGGCTTCCACCTGTGCCGCTGGGGCTACCCCTCCACGGCCATCACCCGCCAGGTCGTGGAGAACATGACCAGGGCCCACTTCCCCCTG GACGTCCAGTGGAATGACCTGGACTACATGGACGCCAGGAGGGACTTCACCTTCAACAAGGACGGCTTCGGAGACTTCCCGGCCATGGTGCAGGAGCTCCACCGGGGTGGCCGGCAGTACGTGATGATCATG GATCCTGCCATCAGCAGCTCTGGCCCTGCCGGCAGCTACAGACCCTATGATGAGGGTCTGCGGAGGGGGGTTTTCATCACCAACGACACTGGGCAGCCGCTGATTGGGAAG GTGTGGCCTGGACCCACTGCCTTCCCTGACTTCACCAACCCTGAAGCCCTTGAGTGGTGGCAGGACATGGTGGCCGAGTTCCACGCCCAGGTGCCCTTCGATGGCATGTGGATT GACATGAACGAGCCATCCAACTTTGTCAGGGGCTCTGTGGACGGCTGCCCCGACAGCGACCTGGAGAACCCACCCTATGTGCCAG GGGTGGTCGGCGGGACCCTCCAGGCAGCCACCATCTGTGCCTCCAGCCACCAGTTCCTGTCCACTCACTACAACCTGCACAATCTGTACGGCCTGAGCGAAGCCTCTGCCTCCCACAG GGCCCTGGTGAAGGTTCGGGGCACCCGCCCCTTCGTCATCTCCCGCTCAACCTTCTCCGGCCACGGCCGATATGCCGGCCACTGGACCGGGGATGTGTGGAGCAGCTGGGAGCAGCTCTCCTACTCCGTGCCCG AAATCCTGCTGTTCAACCTGCTGGGGGTGCCCCTAGTCGGGGCCGACATCTGCGGTTTCCTGGGCAACACATCGGAGGAGCTGTGTGTGCGCTGGACCCAGCTGGGGGCCTTCTACCCCTTCATGCGGAACCACAACGACCGTGGCAGCCTG CCTCAGGAGCCATACAGGTTCAGCGAGACGGCGCAGCAGGCCATGAGGAAGGCCTTCACCCTGCGCTACGCACTGCTGCCCCACCTCTACACGCTGTTCCACGGGGCCCACGTCAGGGGCGAGACCGTGGCCCGGCCCCTCTTCCTGGA GTTCCCCGAGGACCGCCGCACCTGGACCGTGGACCGCCAGCTCCTGTGGGGGGAGGCCCTGCTCATCACCCCGGTGCTGGAGGCCGGGAAGGTGGAAGTGACCGGCTACTTCCCCGCCGGCACATGGTTCGACCTGCAGACG GTGCCAGTAGAGGCTCATGgcagcctcccacccccacctcctgtaCCCCTCACGCCTGCCATCCACAGCAAGGGGCAGTGGGTGACACTGCCAGCCTCTCTGGACACCATCAACCTCCACCTCCGGGCTGGCCACATCATCCCCCTGCAG AACACCATTGTGAATGAGCTGGTGCACATGAGCAGTGAGGGGGCCAGCCTGCAGCTGAGCAAGGTGACCATCCTGGGGGTGGTCCCAGCCCCCCAGCAGGTCCTGTCCAATGGCATTCCTGTCTCCAACTTCACCTACAGCCCTGACACCGAG gccctgggcatccctgtctggctGACAATGGGGCAGCAGTTCCTCATCAGCTGGTCCTGA